One window from the genome of Streptomyces sp. NBC_00597 encodes:
- a CDS encoding transglycosylase family protein: MSISPSVRKAVLALAAAPLALPPLLGSGTAAQAASVTTWDKVANCESGGNWSINSGNGFYGGLQFTAGTWNSYGGTGYAVRADLATKQQQILIAEKVLASQGQGAWPTCGPQAGLGNDHADPYPPASTHADISGDGKADLMVLSTDGTIGLRGGSGTSFGASTTVSAGWQNFLGGAGQGRLYYADIDGDGKKDLLVHGTDGAIGVHFNNGSGTSFGANVPISSGWQNYLGQPGQGRLSFPDINGDGKADLVIQGTDGTIATHLGSGTSFGANLPLSSGWQNYLSQAGQGRLSFPDINGDGKADLVIQGTDGTIATHLGSGTSFGANLPLSAGWQNYLSQPGQGRLYYADINGDGKADLIIQGTDGTVATHLGSGTSFGANLPLSAGWQNYLSQPGQGSLSFE, from the coding sequence GTGTCAATATCGCCCAGCGTCCGCAAGGCCGTGCTCGCCCTCGCCGCCGCCCCCCTCGCGCTCCCGCCGCTCCTCGGCTCCGGCACCGCGGCGCAGGCAGCGTCCGTCACCACATGGGACAAGGTCGCCAACTGTGAGAGCGGCGGCAACTGGTCCATCAACAGCGGCAACGGCTTTTACGGCGGCCTGCAGTTCACCGCCGGCACCTGGAACTCCTACGGCGGAACGGGCTACGCCGTCCGCGCCGATCTGGCCACCAAGCAGCAACAGATCCTCATCGCCGAAAAGGTGCTCGCCTCTCAGGGCCAAGGTGCATGGCCCACCTGCGGTCCCCAAGCCGGCCTCGGCAACGACCACGCCGACCCGTACCCTCCCGCCTCCACCCATGCGGACATCTCGGGTGATGGCAAGGCCGATCTGATGGTGTTGAGCACGGACGGCACGATCGGTCTTCGTGGGGGATCCGGGACGAGCTTCGGTGCGAGTACGACGGTCAGTGCCGGCTGGCAGAACTTCCTGGGTGGGGCCGGTCAGGGACGGCTGTACTACGCCGACATCGACGGTGACGGCAAGAAGGACCTGCTCGTGCACGGCACCGACGGTGCGATCGGCGTCCACTTCAACAACGGATCCGGTACCAGTTTCGGTGCGAACGTGCCGATCTCCTCGGGGTGGCAGAACTACCTCGGCCAGCCCGGCCAGGGCCGTCTCTCGTTCCCGGACATCAACGGTGACGGTAAGGCCGACCTCGTCATCCAGGGTACTGACGGAACGATCGCCACCCACCTCGGATCGGGCACGAGTTTCGGCGCCAACTTGCCGTTGTCGTCGGGGTGGCAGAACTACCTCAGCCAGGCCGGCCAGGGCCGCCTTTCGTTCCCGGACATCAACGGTGACGGTAAGGCCGACCTCGTCATCCAGGGTACTGACGGCACGATCGCCACCCACCTCGGATCGGGCACGAGTTTCGGCGCCAACTTGCCGCTGTCCGCCGGATGGCAGAACTACCTCAGCCAGCCCGGCCAGGGTCGGCTCTACTACGCGGACATCAACGGTGACGGCAAGGCCGACCTGATCATCCAGGGTACTGACGGCACCGTCGCCACCCATCTGGGCTCCGGCACCAGCTTCGGCGCCAACCTCCCCCTCTCCGCCGGCTGGCAGAACTACCTCAGCCAGCCCGGCCAGGGCTCCCTCTCCTTCGAGTAA